Proteins encoded by one window of Desulfovibrio inopinatus DSM 10711:
- a CDS encoding flagellin has product MSLVINHNLMAMNAARNLNLHYAQLDTSTRRLSSGLRIGTAADDAAGLAIRELMRADVATLNQGIRNANDAVSMIQTADGALQIIDEKLIRMKELAEQAATGTYSSAQRILIDSEYQAMASEITRIAMATDFNGIHLLDGNLSSDVHNGSGLLSTGKLKVHFGTSNNSAEDYYYVRIGNSTASAFGVGNSTGAGRAGYSISTQEAAQLALDAINAAIISKDTIRANLGALQNRLENTIENLSIQAENLVAAESRISDVDVATEMTEFVRNQILTQAAVAMLAQANSLPKMAMQLIGG; this is encoded by the coding sequence ATGTCCTTGGTAATCAATCACAACCTCATGGCCATGAACGCGGCCAGAAATCTTAACCTTCACTACGCACAACTTGATACCTCCACCCGCCGCCTTTCGTCGGGATTGCGCATAGGCACGGCGGCTGATGATGCTGCAGGTTTGGCCATTCGCGAACTTATGCGCGCTGATGTTGCGACACTCAACCAAGGCATTCGTAACGCTAACGACGCCGTTTCCATGATTCAGACTGCAGACGGAGCGTTGCAGATTATCGATGAAAAACTCATTCGCATGAAGGAACTCGCGGAACAAGCAGCCACGGGTACCTACAGTTCTGCACAACGTATTCTCATTGATTCGGAATATCAGGCTATGGCGTCGGAAATCACTCGTATCGCCATGGCAACCGACTTCAACGGTATCCATCTGCTTGATGGCAACTTGTCGTCTGATGTCCATAACGGCAGTGGTTTGCTGTCCACGGGCAAACTCAAGGTTCACTTTGGCACAAGCAACAACTCAGCTGAAGACTACTATTATGTCCGCATCGGGAACTCGACCGCTTCAGCGTTTGGTGTCGGAAATAGCACTGGAGCAGGAAGAGCCGGATACAGTATTTCAACACAAGAAGCCGCGCAGTTAGCTCTGGACGCAATCAATGCAGCCATTATTTCCAAGGACACCATTCGAGCCAATCTTGGTGCGCTGCAAAACCGCCTGGAAAACACCATCGAAAACTTATCCATTCAGGCGGAAAACCTTGTTGCTGCTGAATCACGCATTTCTGACGTCGACGTTGCTACAGAAATGACCGAATTTGTTCGCAACCAGATCCTCACGCAAGCCGCCGTCGCCATGCTTGCACAAGCCAACTCCCTGCCTAAAATGGCTATGCAACTTATCGGTGGTTAA
- a CDS encoding FKBP-type peptidyl-prolyl cis-trans isomerase — MKIRPGDCVSVHYCCSLPNGFVLDATTESTPCCLVAGSGDILPGFDAALMGHGPGDVFTTYIPATQAFGSFQPERIAQTSRSQLPKNIIPQPGTVLRVPHNEKASLATIVACDGDTITINFNHPLSDYDLVFHITILDVRRPADVPMAQ, encoded by the coding sequence ATGAAGATCCGTCCAGGAGATTGTGTTTCCGTTCATTACTGCTGTTCTTTGCCGAACGGATTCGTTCTTGATGCGACAACGGAAAGTACCCCATGTTGTTTGGTTGCCGGTTCAGGTGACATTCTTCCCGGTTTTGACGCTGCACTTATGGGACATGGGCCGGGCGATGTCTTCACGACGTATATTCCTGCAACTCAGGCATTCGGGAGCTTCCAACCGGAACGTATTGCCCAAACATCCCGATCTCAGCTCCCGAAAAATATCATCCCTCAGCCAGGCACCGTCCTGCGTGTTCCCCACAATGAGAAGGCCAGTTTAGCAACAATCGTTGCATGTGACGGAGATACAATTACGATCAATTTCAATCACCCACTCTCGGATTATGATCTTGTATTTCACATCACCATCCTTGATGTCCGACGGCCAGCGGACGTCCCAATGGCGCAATAG
- a CDS encoding Nif11-like leader peptide family natural product precursor, whose product MSVEDAKRYMKRMREDKDFRAMITQEEDMQKNWERIHAEGYDFTPQEFKQAQREEYETVYGDTH is encoded by the coding sequence ATGTCTGTTGAAGATGCAAAACGCTATATGAAACGTATGCGTGAAGATAAAGATTTTCGAGCGATGATAACGCAAGAAGAGGATATGCAGAAAAATTGGGAACGCATACACGCTGAAGGCTATGATTTTACGCCACAAGAGTTTAAGCAAGCACAACGTGAAGAATATGAAACGGTATATGGCGATACGCATTGA
- a CDS encoding beta-phosphoglucomutase family hydrolase: MDSISFKGAIFDLDGVITRTAAVHADAWEAMFNDFLRVYAEREDKPFLPFDKRDDYFKYVDGLPRFQGVKSFLQARGIELPFGAVDDADTVETICGLGNRKNIEFQRILKEKGPEVFQQSVEFINSLKAHGIRVAVASSSQNCALVLTLAGLDSMFEVRVDGIMSQELGLTGKPDPDIFLEAARRLGLHPSQCMVVEDAISGVQAGRNGNFGLVLGVATNVAGSLLKQFGADLVVRNLGEITHEDIEYWFLDEIERDGWRLSYTGFDPGDEKLRETLCAIGNGYIGTRGCFEGEMASFSFYPGTYIAGIYNCVPTEIHGRQIYNNDFVNCPNWLLFELKIGRSDFKSPLAMELLSHAQTLSMKDAVFERTIVCRDELGRITRIRSMRLASMANPHVLAMRYEITPLNYSDKITVRSCIDGNVNNDNVPRYRELESQHLAYVDSGTTDYGFFLHSETTASKYQILMAAKNLVTKNGRDYDPKRTFYRSGAKVGEELVFEIEENNAYAVEKIVGVATSLDDCPDACDLNPKRTAVDAMNAVRSYQAAYSPHARAWETLWEKLDTEIVGDRFVQKAIRLHMYHLLVSASPNNHEIDAGITARGLHGEAYRGHVFWDELYILPFYNLHFPEISKALLLYRYRRLDAAREYAHENGYKGAMYPWQTADTGGEETQELHYNPEADTWGPDLSRRQRHVSIAVFYNVWRYARDTGDRRFVLDYGAEMMIEIARFWASIAQYDEADGKYHIQGVMGPDEFHEKLPGSEEPGLKDNAYTNIMVVWLLNKAKELVQSLGVSSKRALKERIDFDISEVQAWKTIAECMNVIITDNDIISQFEGYMDLQDLDWEYYKKRYYSIHRMDRILKAQGDSPDKYKVAKQADVLMTYYVLDPATVAEILGTLGYEIDDPVHLLRKNYEYYVKRTSHGSTLSKVVHAVICNYTKDPQTAWQWFMEAMQSDIYDTQGGTTVEGIHTGVMAGTCDVVLRYFAGVELGGKNPVITPHLPLHWKKLRLRFVHKKIWFDLTITQETITIKVNKQGRDTVQVNVFDDKYFFMDGETKTIAMNHGGTA; the protein is encoded by the coding sequence ATGGATTCGATCTCTTTCAAAGGCGCCATTTTCGATCTTGATGGGGTCATCACACGGACGGCAGCCGTCCATGCCGACGCATGGGAGGCTATGTTCAATGATTTTTTGCGGGTATATGCCGAACGTGAAGACAAACCGTTTTTGCCGTTTGATAAACGTGATGATTATTTCAAATATGTTGATGGATTACCGCGGTTTCAGGGCGTAAAGAGCTTTTTGCAAGCTCGAGGTATTGAACTTCCTTTCGGTGCCGTAGACGACGCGGATACAGTGGAAACCATTTGTGGGTTAGGAAATAGAAAAAACATTGAATTCCAACGTATTTTGAAAGAAAAAGGACCTGAAGTTTTTCAGCAATCCGTTGAGTTTATCAATTCGTTGAAAGCCCATGGTATTCGTGTTGCCGTGGCGTCTTCTTCACAGAATTGTGCGCTGGTGCTTACCCTGGCCGGACTGGATTCAATGTTTGAAGTTCGTGTAGACGGAATAATGTCGCAAGAACTCGGCCTTACCGGCAAACCTGATCCGGATATTTTTCTTGAAGCAGCTCGCCGTCTTGGTTTGCATCCGAGTCAATGTATGGTTGTGGAGGATGCCATTTCTGGGGTTCAAGCAGGACGTAATGGCAACTTCGGCTTGGTGCTCGGTGTGGCCACCAATGTTGCCGGGAGCTTGTTAAAACAATTCGGTGCTGATCTTGTTGTTCGAAACCTCGGAGAGATCACGCATGAAGACATCGAGTATTGGTTCCTTGATGAGATAGAGCGTGACGGTTGGCGTTTGTCGTATACCGGTTTTGATCCAGGTGATGAAAAGCTTCGTGAAACACTATGCGCTATTGGGAACGGATATATTGGGACTCGTGGATGTTTCGAAGGAGAAATGGCATCGTTTTCTTTTTATCCGGGGACGTACATTGCTGGTATCTATAATTGTGTTCCTACCGAGATTCATGGCCGCCAAATTTATAACAATGATTTTGTGAACTGCCCGAATTGGCTGCTCTTTGAACTTAAAATCGGGCGTTCGGACTTCAAGAGTCCTCTCGCAATGGAATTGTTAAGTCATGCGCAGACATTGAGTATGAAGGACGCCGTGTTTGAACGCACCATTGTGTGTCGTGACGAACTCGGCCGTATTACCCGCATTCGGTCCATGCGCTTGGCCAGCATGGCTAATCCTCATGTTTTAGCCATGCGTTACGAAATAACGCCGCTCAACTATTCAGATAAAATAACGGTTCGGTCATGCATTGATGGCAATGTGAACAATGACAATGTCCCGCGATATCGCGAACTGGAATCACAACATTTGGCCTATGTCGATTCCGGAACGACCGATTACGGTTTCTTTCTCCACAGTGAAACGACCGCTTCCAAATATCAGATTCTTATGGCGGCGAAAAACCTTGTGACAAAAAATGGTCGTGATTACGACCCCAAGCGCACGTTCTACAGAAGCGGCGCCAAAGTCGGGGAAGAGCTTGTTTTTGAAATTGAGGAAAATAATGCCTATGCCGTCGAAAAAATTGTAGGTGTTGCCACATCGTTGGATGATTGTCCCGATGCATGTGACCTCAATCCCAAACGGACGGCCGTAGATGCCATGAATGCGGTCCGGAGTTATCAGGCCGCTTATAGTCCTCATGCGCGAGCCTGGGAGACGCTTTGGGAAAAGTTGGATACAGAGATCGTAGGGGACCGTTTCGTTCAGAAAGCGATTCGTCTCCATATGTATCACTTACTTGTGTCCGCTTCGCCAAATAATCATGAAATCGATGCCGGTATCACGGCTCGTGGTCTGCACGGGGAGGCCTATCGAGGACATGTTTTTTGGGATGAATTGTATATCTTACCATTTTATAATCTCCATTTTCCAGAGATATCAAAAGCATTATTGCTCTACCGATACCGTCGTCTTGATGCTGCTCGGGAATATGCTCACGAAAATGGCTATAAGGGAGCCATGTATCCTTGGCAAACTGCCGATACCGGGGGCGAAGAAACCCAAGAGCTGCATTATAATCCCGAGGCCGATACCTGGGGCCCTGATTTGAGTCGCCGGCAACGTCACGTCTCCATTGCCGTGTTCTACAATGTATGGCGCTATGCCCGCGATACGGGAGATCGTCGGTTTGTGCTGGATTACGGCGCTGAAATGATGATTGAAATTGCTCGGTTTTGGGCAAGTATAGCCCAATACGATGAGGCCGATGGCAAGTATCACATCCAAGGCGTTATGGGACCGGATGAATTTCATGAAAAGTTGCCAGGGTCTGAAGAACCCGGTTTGAAAGACAATGCGTATACCAATATCATGGTCGTTTGGTTGCTCAACAAAGCAAAAGAACTTGTTCAGTCTTTAGGGGTGAGTTCCAAGCGTGCCTTGAAAGAGCGTATTGATTTCGACATATCGGAAGTCCAAGCATGGAAAACCATTGCCGAGTGTATGAACGTTATTATTACGGACAACGATATTATTAGCCAGTTTGAAGGCTATATGGATCTCCAGGATCTCGACTGGGAGTACTACAAGAAGCGGTATTACAGTATTCATCGCATGGACCGGATTCTCAAGGCACAAGGCGATTCTCCGGATAAGTATAAGGTCGCCAAGCAGGCCGACGTCCTGATGACATATTATGTTCTCGACCCCGCAACGGTTGCAGAAATACTGGGAACCCTCGGGTATGAGATTGATGACCCTGTGCACCTGTTGCGGAAAAATTACGAATATTATGTCAAACGGACGTCCCATGGCTCGACGTTATCAAAAGTGGTCCATGCCGTTATCTGCAACTATACCAAAGATCCCCAAACAGCTTGGCAATGGTTTATGGAAGCCATGCAGAGTGATATTTATGACACTCAGGGGGGAACAACCGTTGAAGGTATTCATACGGGGGTTATGGCTGGAACATGCGATGTTGTTTTGCGGTATTTTGCGGGCGTGGAACTTGGCGGGAAAAATCCGGTTATCACGCCACACCTTCCGTTACACTGGAAGAAATTACGGCTTCGCTTTGTCCATAAGAAAATTTGGTTTGATCTGACCATTACCCAGGAGACCATCACCATCAAAGTGAACAAGCAAGGGCGGGATACGGTGCAGGTCAATGTATTCGATGATAAATATTTCTTTATGGATGGAGAGACTAAAACTATCGCCATGAATCATGGGGGAACAGCTTAA
- a CDS encoding cation:proton antiporter, with amino-acid sequence MELPLLQDLFVVFGLAIGVIYVCHRIRIPPIVGFLLTGVLTGPHGLRLVHNPHEVELMSEIGVIMLLFTIGLELSVSELARLKRPVFIGGGAQVLLTIIAFFSIGEILDLTSNQAVFLGFLAALSSTAIVLKLLQELYRIDAPHGRVTLSILIFQDVIIVPMMLLVPILAGRSTNLGMSLLLLSGKFVLVLVLVFFLARRLIPWILQQVASVKSRELFLLATLGICLGIALMTSSLGLSLSLGAFLAGLVISESPYSLSALEGILPFRDVFTSLFFVSIGMLLNTAFFWEHSMTIFGIAISILFVKFLFAGAGAIILGYPLRTGLYVGLALCQVGEFSFVLAKAGLDVGLIKEPFYQSFLAASVLTMVLAPFIIKGSPALVKPVMRLRNRLFPDAGVDTEDVPVQPEFKDHLIIVGYGVGGRHLAQTAKASHIPYVIVELNPETVKTVSKQGENILLGDAVHEAVLDHVCIRSAKVLALVIPDPAAVRRITDLARRMSPGLHIIARTRFLAEIEPLLEIGANDVVPEEFETSIEILCRVLSTYRVPRKEIASLTQAIRASGYRSLRKDGEDMQVIIDATRHLPDVDVNVFRVEHGACLEGKSLESAALRREHGVTVVAVSRGSITTANPHAEFRLEEGDRVSVLGTRASLIAVAELFSHEGNEALEGEDEFL; translated from the coding sequence ATGGAACTCCCACTTTTACAAGACCTGTTCGTCGTGTTCGGTTTGGCCATCGGGGTCATTTATGTATGTCACCGTATTCGGATTCCTCCCATTGTAGGTTTTTTGCTGACAGGGGTGTTGACGGGTCCACATGGTTTGCGTCTTGTTCATAATCCCCACGAAGTCGAACTCATGTCCGAGATCGGCGTTATCATGCTGTTGTTCACCATTGGGTTGGAATTATCGGTTTCTGAACTGGCACGGTTGAAACGACCGGTATTTATCGGCGGCGGCGCGCAAGTGCTGTTGACCATCATCGCCTTTTTCTCCATTGGAGAAATCTTGGATTTAACGTCCAACCAAGCCGTTTTTCTTGGTTTTCTAGCTGCACTGTCCAGTACAGCCATTGTTCTCAAATTATTGCAGGAACTCTATCGTATCGATGCCCCCCATGGGCGAGTCACGCTATCTATCCTTATTTTTCAGGACGTGATCATTGTTCCGATGATGCTGCTTGTGCCCATTTTAGCCGGACGATCCACCAATCTGGGTATGTCGCTTTTATTGCTGTCGGGAAAATTCGTCCTTGTTCTTGTACTGGTTTTTTTTCTGGCGCGTCGTCTCATCCCTTGGATATTGCAGCAGGTTGCTTCGGTGAAGAGTCGCGAACTCTTCCTCTTGGCGACCTTGGGTATATGTTTGGGTATTGCTCTGATGACATCGTCGTTAGGGTTATCACTCTCCTTGGGAGCATTCTTGGCGGGCCTTGTCATTTCGGAATCGCCGTATAGCCTCTCTGCATTGGAAGGCATACTGCCATTTCGTGATGTGTTTACGAGTTTGTTTTTTGTCTCCATCGGCATGCTGCTCAACACCGCGTTTTTTTGGGAACACAGCATGACCATTTTCGGTATAGCCATATCGATTTTATTCGTGAAATTCTTGTTTGCCGGAGCAGGGGCCATTATACTGGGATACCCTCTGCGAACGGGGCTGTATGTTGGACTCGCCCTTTGTCAGGTCGGTGAGTTTTCATTTGTTCTAGCGAAGGCCGGACTTGATGTCGGCCTCATTAAGGAACCGTTTTACCAAAGTTTTTTAGCAGCCAGTGTGCTGACAATGGTGCTGGCTCCGTTCATCATCAAAGGATCTCCAGCACTCGTGAAACCTGTTATGCGTTTGAGAAACAGGCTCTTTCCCGATGCTGGCGTCGATACGGAAGATGTTCCAGTACAGCCGGAATTTAAAGACCATCTCATTATTGTTGGATACGGAGTCGGTGGGCGTCATCTTGCTCAAACCGCAAAAGCATCGCACATTCCTTATGTTATCGTGGAACTCAATCCTGAAACGGTGAAAACCGTTTCAAAGCAGGGCGAAAACATTTTGCTTGGTGATGCTGTCCATGAAGCGGTATTGGATCATGTTTGTATTCGTTCGGCTAAAGTCCTCGCGCTGGTTATACCCGACCCGGCTGCCGTCAGACGGATTACCGATCTGGCAAGGAGGATGAGCCCCGGCCTTCATATCATCGCTCGAACGCGATTTCTGGCAGAGATTGAGCCACTTTTGGAGATTGGGGCCAATGACGTTGTGCCTGAAGAATTCGAAACATCTATCGAGATACTATGTCGAGTGCTTTCGACATACCGTGTTCCTCGGAAGGAAATTGCCAGTCTTACACAGGCAATTCGAGCAAGTGGATATCGCTCGTTGCGCAAGGACGGCGAAGATATGCAAGTGATTATTGATGCTACCCGGCATTTGCCTGATGTGGATGTAAACGTCTTTCGAGTGGAGCATGGAGCATGTTTAGAAGGGAAAAGTCTTGAAAGCGCAGCGTTACGCCGTGAGCATGGTGTGACTGTTGTCGCCGTAAGTCGTGGATCGATCACGACAGCGAATCCACATGCTGAGTTCCGCTTGGAGGAGGGAGATAGGGTGAGTGTGTTGGGTACCCGGGCTTCGCTCATTGCTGTTGCCGAATTGTTCTCTCATGAAGGGAATGAAGCCTTGGAAGGGGAAGACGAATTTCTTTAA
- a CDS encoding MucR family transcriptional regulator, with product MDEHLKQALEIVKAQASVRNMTEEEITSMVKKLADDIKNISDGQFNADNESPVNIDPKKALKEKSVSCLECGKSFKILTKRHLAAHGLTTAEYREKWGYKKNTPLVCKSLQRERRNKMKKMKLWEKRTKS from the coding sequence ATGGACGAACATTTGAAGCAAGCACTGGAAATCGTCAAAGCGCAGGCCAGTGTGCGCAATATGACAGAAGAAGAAATCACCTCTATGGTGAAGAAGCTAGCGGACGATATCAAAAACATCAGCGATGGGCAGTTTAATGCCGATAATGAATCGCCGGTTAATATTGACCCTAAAAAAGCGCTCAAGGAAAAATCAGTTTCCTGTCTTGAATGTGGAAAATCATTCAAGATACTGACGAAACGACATCTTGCCGCTCACGGTTTAACCACAGCTGAATATCGTGAAAAGTGGGGTTATAAGAAAAATACGCCGCTAGTATGCAAATCGTTACAGCGTGAACGGCGTAACAAGATGAAAAAAATGAAATTGTGGGAAAAGCGAACCAAGTCTTAA
- a CDS encoding TetR/AcrR family transcriptional regulator: MSIEERKERDRQIMRRKILDAARVLFVREGFDNVTMRRIARRIEYSPAALYRYFQNKADLLQSLRIEGFDMLNHEMLRNGNEPDPMKRLRQLALVYVRFACDNPEYYELMFNAGDPTSVEQGWPSEPMQAFGMLQNVVMAAMAEGAFNNVDLETAVFGIWSSCHGLANLVVKNRLANLVGDEHVDELVEKIVDFGIYTSERGTRARKSAGSTLNSQADQAASG, translated from the coding sequence ATGTCAATCGAAGAACGAAAAGAACGAGATCGACAAATCATGCGGCGAAAGATTCTTGATGCCGCGAGAGTGTTATTTGTCCGAGAGGGGTTCGACAATGTTACCATGCGTCGCATTGCTCGCCGAATTGAATATAGCCCTGCTGCATTATATCGCTATTTTCAGAATAAGGCCGACCTGTTACAAAGTCTACGGATAGAAGGCTTCGATATGCTCAACCATGAGATGTTACGGAATGGAAATGAGCCTGATCCAATGAAACGCCTTCGCCAGTTGGCTTTGGTTTATGTTCGGTTTGCTTGTGATAATCCTGAATATTACGAGTTGATGTTTAATGCGGGCGATCCCACGTCCGTAGAACAGGGATGGCCAAGCGAGCCCATGCAAGCCTTTGGTATGCTCCAAAACGTTGTTATGGCTGCCATGGCAGAAGGAGCTTTCAACAACGTCGATCTCGAAACAGCAGTTTTTGGAATATGGTCGTCATGTCATGGCCTTGCCAATCTTGTTGTGAAGAACAGGTTAGCAAATCTTGTTGGCGATGAACATGTTGATGAACTGGTTGAGAAGATTGTTGATTTTGGAATTTATACGAGTGAACGTGGTACCAGAGCCAGAAAGTCGGCCGGCAGTACGCTGAATAGTCAGGCTGATCAAGCTGCTTCTGGATAG
- a CDS encoding efflux RND transporter periplasmic adaptor subunit translates to MKRLGVVGYGLLFFILCTSYPARIAQAQIQAEKTFIPQPASREIVLTGYTRPRTEVTLVTEESGRCLSVKADIGEVIAPGGVFAILDPTFIKHELAGNRADQARLTSEVTYFKKQFDRFNKLVSKKVAAMSDLDEDLRDLESASHQLDKLKVEERRLEERLRRSVVHVPPKWSWKVIERYLEPGEWVNQGDKVAELGRFDVLLVPFALTFEELKALQSEKVPQLRLPELDTTVDAAIARISPDFDPETRKIDVDLEIIQGNFAFRGGLRTELTIRVAAAGNALLVPQKSLLKAYEDVFLVRADGERVKVVLLGPAGNDMARVSSIEIKSGDRFLLSPGS, encoded by the coding sequence ATGAAGCGTTTGGGCGTAGTCGGGTATGGGCTCCTGTTCTTCATTCTTTGTACTTCTTATCCGGCTCGAATAGCCCAAGCGCAAATTCAGGCTGAAAAAACTTTTATTCCTCAACCAGCTTCCCGCGAAATCGTTTTGACGGGGTATACGCGTCCGAGGACTGAAGTGACGCTTGTCACCGAAGAATCGGGCCGGTGTCTCTCCGTTAAGGCGGATATTGGCGAGGTTATTGCTCCTGGTGGCGTGTTCGCCATCCTTGATCCCACCTTTATTAAGCATGAACTTGCCGGCAACCGCGCCGATCAGGCCCGATTGACGAGTGAAGTCACCTATTTCAAAAAGCAATTCGATCGCTTTAATAAGCTTGTTTCGAAAAAAGTGGCCGCAATGTCCGATTTGGATGAGGATTTGCGCGATCTGGAAAGCGCCAGTCACCAACTCGACAAGCTCAAAGTGGAAGAACGCCGTCTTGAAGAACGCTTGCGCCGTTCGGTTGTGCATGTGCCACCCAAATGGAGCTGGAAAGTCATTGAGCGATACCTTGAACCCGGTGAATGGGTGAATCAGGGGGATAAAGTTGCTGAGCTTGGCCGCTTTGATGTTCTTCTTGTGCCGTTCGCACTGACCTTTGAAGAACTGAAAGCCCTTCAATCTGAAAAAGTCCCTCAACTGCGTCTGCCTGAATTGGATACAACCGTTGATGCCGCAATTGCCCGGATTTCACCTGATTTTGATCCGGAAACCCGCAAAATTGATGTTGATTTGGAAATTATACAAGGGAACTTCGCGTTCCGCGGCGGTTTGCGGACAGAGTTAACCATTCGAGTGGCGGCAGCTGGGAATGCTCTCCTTGTTCCTCAAAAAAGTCTACTCAAAGCCTATGAAGATGTTTTCCTCGTCCGGGCTGATGGTGAGCGCGTCAAAGTCGTTCTTCTCGGTCCAGCCGGGAACGATATGGCGCGGGTCAGCTCGATAGAGATCAAGTCCGGGGACCGATTTCTTCTTTCGCCGGGGTCTTGA